A region of the Sphingomonas sp. S2-65 genome:
CGGCGCGGGAGCCTGTCGAGCTTCGCCGCGTCTGCCGAGCCGGTTCGCTATACGAGCGCGACCGCCAATCTGGCCGCCGAACAGGATCTAGGCAACCTCCGCCTGCGCGGCGAAGGTCGCTTCCGAAGAGTAAGCTATGGCGATGCGCTGCTCGCCGGCGGTGTCGAGATCGATCAGGGCTTTCGCGACTTCGACATCTTCAGCGGATCGCTGCAGGCCCGTTACGATCTTAACTCGCTGACCAGCTTCATTCTTCGCGGGACGCTCGAAGAGCGTCGCTACGATCTTCGACCCGACGATCCGGGCTTTGATCCCCTGACGCAAATCGACCGCAGCGGCAGCAGCACGCTTCTTGAGGCCGGGATCGCGCGCGAACTCACCGAGCTTCTCTACGGAACGGTACGCGTCGGCTACCTCAGCTTCAGATATCCCGATCCGAAGCTCAACGATGTCGACGCCTTTTCCTATTTCGTCGACCTGAAATGGAACGTCACGCCACTGACGACGATCGTCGCGACGGCGCAGAGGCGCGTCGACGAGACGACGTCGCCGGTGACGGCAGGAAATCTTCGAGACGAGGTCGGCATTTCGCTCGACCACGAACTGCTCCGGTCGTTGATCATTACGGCGGACGCACGCATTGCGTCTATCAACCCCTCGATTGCCGACGGCGTGATCAGCGTCATCGATAGCAGCAGCGACGAGACCGAAGTTGGCGCCGGAGCCCGCTACTATATCGGGCGCCAGTTGCGGGTTGACGCGCGCTACAATCACCGGCGCCGTTCGTCCGACAATCCGCTGCTCCGCTATGTTGCGAACAGAGCGACGGTTGGCGTCAGCTTCATGTTTTGACCCGCGACCTCCGGTCTCCCGCCGAGATGTCGGCCGTGGCAGTTCGGGCTGCAGTCGCGATTCGCGTCCTCCAGGAGAATTGAGATGCGCATCAAGCCGTTGCGAAAGGCAGTATTCCCCGTCGGGGGGCTCGGCACTCGCTTCCTTCCTGCGACCAAGGCAATGCCCAAGGAAATGTTGCCGATCGTCGATCGCCCGCTGATCCAATACGCAGTCGAGGAGGCGATGGAGGCTGGGATCGAGCAGATGATCTTCGTCACCGGCCGCGGTAAGAGCGCGATCGAGGATCATTTCGATATCGCTTTCGAGCTCGAGACGATGATGAGCCAGCGCGGCAAATCACTCGATATCCTGGACGCGACGCGGCTCAAGCCGGGTGCGGTTGCCTATGTCCGTCAACAGGAGCCATTGGGACTGGGCCACGCGGTCTGGTGTGCCCGCGACATCGTCGGTGACGAGCCCTTCGCGGTTTTGCTCGCCGACGACCTCATGGTCGGAGAGCCTGGGTGTCTCAAGCAGATGGTGGACGCGTACAACAAGATCGGCGGCAACCTGATCTGCGCTGAGGAAGTCCCCGACGATCAGACCCATCGCTACGGCATCATAACGCCAGGAATGCGCGCGGGCGCACTGACCGAAGTGACGGGGCTGGTTGAGAAGCCGGCGCCCGGCACCGCGCCCTCGAATTTGTCGGTGATCGGGCGCTACGTCCTTCAGCCCGAGGTCATGCGCGTGCTCGAAACCCAGGAAGCCGGTGCGGGCGGCGAGATCCAGCTGACCGACGCGATGGCACGAATGATCGGCGGCCAGCCTTTCCACGGGGTGACCTTTGCCGGCACGCGCTACGATTGCGGCGACAAGGCGGGCTTCATCCAGGCCAACATCGCGGTCGCGATGGCGCGCGACGATATAGGGCCGCAAATCGAGGCGTGGCTGCGGCGCTGACCCGCGCCAAACGAGAGGCTGAGCAGATACGACTGCTCTCCTCTCCACCGCCGAGCTAAAGCGTCAGGTTCGAAACTCGAGCGATCCCTTGCGGCGCCTTGCAAGCAGCGAGACGGCTATGGGGATCGCGCCGAAGATCTTCCATCGCCAACGTCGCCAGGCGGCCGCAGCCACTGCGAAGCTGGCGACGGGGTACCGCATGCCGTTGCGCATCAGCAAATAAACGAGTTCATCGAGGCTGACACGCGCCTTGGCGTGGGCGAGGCGCGTGATCGAGGCGCGATGGGACATAAGATCGGCGATCCGGCGATATTTGACGACGGTGGTAAGCGCGCGCCAGGCGGACTTGGGACTGTTCCAGTCGAGCGCACCCCGGTAAAAATTCACACCGTCCGAACCGCGTGCCATCATCGGCGTCTGGTTGACGGCGATGCCGAGTGATCGGTCGGCGAGAACGAGGCTGTAGAGATGATCTTCGCCCGTCTCGAGCGCATCTTCGAAGCGTAGCGACCCATGCCGCCTTGCTGGAAAAACGAGTGTAGATAAATGGAGCAGCGGCTCTTCGATCAGCAGGTCAACTGCCTCGCCGGACGTGAGTCTCTGAAGGTGAAGGTCTGCCGCGCCGAGTGACTTCCGCATCATATCATAACGCGGATGCGCGGAAAACCAATCCTGACCCGGCTCTACCCAGTTATTGGCGAAATAGACGTCGTATCCCTCCTCGAGCGCCGCGATAGCCGTGTCGAGGTGATCCGGATGCCAGCGGTCGTCGCTGTCGAGGAAGGCGACGTATCGCGCGTCGTGAGGAACGGCGTCCAGTCCCGCGTTGCGCGCCGCTGCCGGCCCTGCATTTGCCTGAGTCAATATCCGTACACCTGCAGCTTCCCTATCGGACAGCAGCTTCACATCACCTCGAGCGGGAATTGGCGAGGAGTCGTCGACGACGATCACGTCCAGATGAAGCCCTTCGGGAAGCCGCTGATCAAAGATCGACCGGAGCGCTCCGAGCAGGACGCCGGATCGGCGCTGATAATATGGGATGACGACGGACACCAAGGCCCCCGGTCGTGCAATCTGGGCATCTCCCTGCGCGATTTTGGGCAACATCGAGGGCGTCGCTTCATCCCTCATCGCGGCGCCACCAGCGATTTCGCCTCCGCAACTTGCGACCTGCCGAGCAGCGGAGAGAGGACGCTTTCGAGAAGAAAACGCCCGGCGCCTTTCGAGTTTTCGCACAATATGCCGAACCTGCTCACACCGGTTTCCGCGACGATGCTCGACCGGCGACCTAGACGCTCGAGAAGGACGTCCTTTGCGTTCCAGTAGAAGCTCTTTGCCAAAATCGGCGACCGAAGGAGATGCTTCATCAGTAGCGCGCCGTTGCCATATTCGTACTGCCGGGTCAGCTTGGCGAGATCCGGTACGGTCCGGCGGCCATGAAAATGAGTCACCGACATGTCGGGAACGTAACGTATAGCTATTCCGGCGTGCGCGGCGCGTAGAAACAGGTCGGTGTCCTCGCCAGACTTGTAGCGACTGCCGGCCCCAAGTCGCTCGTCAAAAATTCCGAGCGTAGCAAAGATGCTCCGCGGCATCGCCATATTGCACCCATGAATGAACCCAGCGGGCATCATGTCCTTTGTCAGTTCTGCCGGGTGCTCGGCCACCTTGATGGTAATCGGCAAATCCAGAGGATCGCCTAAGTTGACCCGCCCTCCCCGAATCGCTGGTTCCTCGTCGGCGCCAAAATGCTCTAGCATCTGGGCAAAATACGCAGGCGACACCTCGCAATCATCATCCGTGAAGGCGACCAGCCTGCCAGTTGCGACACCAAGGCCGGCGTTCCGCGCCGCGGAAAGGCCGGGCCGGGGCTCGTATATCGCCAGGACGTTGCTCAACTGGCACTGAAACCGCTCGATCACCGCCGCCGTGCCGTCTGTCGAACCATTGTCGACGATCACAAGCTCGATGCTGGCTGCCGGCGGTGCATGCCTTACCGCGCCGGCCAAGGCGTTGAGAGCGCCACCAAGACCCGCGGCGCGGTTTCGTGTGCAGAGGATCAAGGTGACGTCGACCATCGTTACCCTCCCCCTCCAGTGGATGCCTTTTAGCAGGCATGGCAATGTCACCGTACAAAACAAAGAGGCGACGATCTTTTCTCCTAGCCTCTCCAGCCGCATCAGGCGAGTTCGGATTGTACAAACGGCGGCATGTCTCTGCACGGGACAGTAAGATTGCGCTACGCCCACGGGTGGAAGTGAGGCGCTCGCTATGGCATTGCCCGCATGAGAGATGCGTCTGAACGGGATTTCGCGGGCCGCAGGCCTGCGCTGCCATGGTGCCGGGAATTCCGCCATCATTCTCGGGCGATGGGAGTGGTGTGTGACGATTACGGCCTTCGATTCGCCAAGCGGCGGATTCCGGGAACATGCAACCAATGGCGCGGTGATCACGGGCGTCGCCCAGGCGATCAAGTTCGTCGTTCAGACCAGTTCCGTCATCGTCCTCGCGCGCCTGCTCACGCCAGTCGACTACGGGCTGATCGCGATGGTCACGCCGATCCTGGGCTTTGTGATGATGTTCCAGGATTTCGGCCTCACGCAGGCGACGGTGCAGAAGAAGGATATCAATCACGCACAGGTCAGTTCGCTCTTCTGGATGAACTTGGGGTTCAGCCTCATTCTCTCGGTTTTGCTGATCGCGGCCTCGCCATTGATTGCACTCTTCTATGGCGACCCAAGAATCGCCCCCCTAACGGTCGCGTTCGGTTGCTTGGTCTTCGTCAATGGGCTCGGCTCCCAGCATATGGCCTTGCTCAATCGCCAGATGCGTTTCGGTGCGCTGGCCTTGATCGATACGGCCGCTGCTATCCTCAGCTTTGCCGGAGCATTGCTGTTCGCCATCCTCTGGGACAATTATTGGGCGCTGTTCGTCGGTAGCCTGATCCTGTCGGCGACCCCGGTAATCGGCAGCTGGAGCCTTGTTCGCTGGATTCCGGGTCGCCCCGCACGGGCGGAAGGGCTTGGAGAAATCCTCGGCTTTGGCGGCGGTATCACGGGCTTCGGTTTCGCAAATTTCTTCGCACGCAATCTCGACAATGTTCTGATCGGCTGGCGATGGGGTGACCAGGCGGTGGGCACCTACGATCGCGCCTACAAACTGCTTTTGATGCCATTACAACAGGTAACCGGACCGCTCGCACGCGTCCTCCAGCCTGTTCTCGCCAGGCTTGTCGACGAGCCCGAGCGATACAGAAACGCCTATCTGAACTCGGTGCGGCAAATGTTGCTGCTCGTACTCCCGGGCGTGATCTTCATGATCGGTACTTCAGACGTTCTGATCGTTACGCTGCTCGGTCCGGAATGGGTGGCTGCGGGCAAGATCTTCAGTGCGCTGGGATATGCCGCGCTCGTCCAGGCCCTCAACAATCCAACGGGCTGGCTTTTCGTCAGCCAGGGCCGCACCCGAGAGTATATGCTCTGGGGCTTCTTTTCCTCGACGACGAGCATTCTCGCCTTTGTTTGCGGGCTCTGGGCCGGCCCGTTCGGCGTGGCGGCCGCCTATGCGATCAGCGAGTATCTACGAACGCCTCTGCTGTGGGCGGTCGTCACGCGCTCGGGCCCGGTCCGGCCTTCGGACATCATCCGGACGACGACCCCTCATATCGCGGCGTGCGTCACGACCCTGATTCTCGTCCACCTCCTGCGGCGGGTTCCATCGCTGCCCTCGATCGAACTGCTCGGGCTTGCGCTGGCCTCTTCCTACGCAGCTTATCTGGCGGTGATGTTCCTGTTTTCGGAGGGACGGTCGACGATGACGGACAGCCTGAACATACTCCGCGGTTTGATCGACCGTGTCATGCGCGTCGCGCGATAAGGGGGCGCCGATGTGCGGCTTTGCGACTACGCAACGTGGCGAAAACCCTTCCCGGGGGAGAGTAATCTGATGACTTTGCGATTGGGCATCCTCGCAACTGAGTACTTGCCTGCGACCGGCGGAATGGAACAGCACGCCGCCAGCCTGATCGCACACGCTGCCGAGCGGCTCGACGTGACGCTGATTACGTGGCCGCAGGCCGCGCCGCCCACCGGCAGGGTACGGCACGTGGCAAGCTGGACCGGCTTTCCAGGACCAGACCGCGTGCTAATCAAGGCACAGCCGGTGGATGCATGGCTGGTGCTCAACGCCGGCTGGCTGCTGGACGTGGCCGAAGGTGCGCAAGCGATCCCCCTGTTCGCCTACGTCCATGGCAATGACTTCATTAGCCCTTGGGTGCCGGGGCTGAGCGGGCCGGTTGCGCTGGTCGACCGCTTGGAGCGCAAGCTACGGATGGGCGATGGCGGCGATGGCTCACACGCCGCCCGCTGGTGGAGGCGTAAAAGGGTGATCACGGGGCTTCGCCGCACTCGTCTGATCTTCGCCAATAGCCATTATACCCGGGGGCGCTGCCTCGACCTTTGCGGGCTGCCGGACGATCGGGCGCAGGTCGTCGCGCCCGGCATCGACGATCGCCACTTCAAGAACATGGTGCGACCACGCCGCGAAGGGCGCCTTCAAATCCTGACCGTTTCGCGTCTAAGCTCGAAGAACCGCCGCAAGAATGTCGACGGCCTGCTTAAGGCGCTAGCGATCGTCAGAGGCGAGATCGACGCCGAGCTTTCTGTAGTCGGGGATGGCGACGATCTGCCGCGCCTCACGGCGCTGACAAAGCAACTCGGGATCAGCGAACGCGTCCATTTCATGGGACGGCTCGACGATGCAGCGCTCGATCGAGCATATGAGTCAGCTGACCTGTTCGTTCTCGCCCCGCGGCCAAGTCGCAGCGATGTCGAAGGCTTTGGCATGGTTTATGTCGAGGCCGCCGCCCGCGGACTACCAGTGATCGGCACTGCCGTCGGGGGGGTCGTCGATGCGATCAACGACGGTGTGAGCGGCGTTTTCGCCGAGAATGCCTCACCCGAAGCGATTGCCGCTGCGCTCGCCCGCTTCGCTGCAAGCCGCAAAGCCTTCGACCCAGTGCGGATACGCCAATTTGCAGAACTGCACCGCGCGGCGGCGACCTCGCGCCAGTTGCTCGGCACCATCGAGGCCCTGGCGGTTCTCGAATGATCATACCGGCCCAGGCACAGCCCAGATCCGAGCGTGGTACAGCCACTGCTCTGATCGGGCTGAGTCCTTTCGCAAGCATTGGCGTTGAAACGACTTCCGCGCCGCCTGCTTTCATCAGAGTTCGAGGTACGCAACCATGACCACGGCCGTGATCATCCCCGTGCGAAACCGGCCTGCATTGGTCGCGCAGGCCATCCGCAGTTGTCAGCAGCAGACCTTGCCGGTCGACGAAATCATCGTGGTGGACGATGCGTCGACGGACGATACGCCCGAGATCGTGGAGCGCCTCGCCAGCGCCGATCCGCGTGTGCGGCTTATCCGATCGCAGGAGAACCGGGGCGCCCATAACGCGCGGAACTGCGGTGCCGCCGCGACCCAGGCGGAGTGGCTGGCCTTCCTCGACTCGGATGACCAATGGCTGACTGCGAAACACCAGAAGCAGGCAGAGGCCCTTGGACAACATCCGCAGGCGGTCGCGTGCTTCACCGGCATCCGCTACGCGCTTCCAGACGGGGTTAGGGATGAACCGCTGAACAGGCCCTCGGTGAGCTATGACGATCTTCGCCTGATGAATTTTCTCGGCAGCACCTCGACGGCGATGGTGCGCCGCGAGACGTTCCTCTCGATCGGCGGATTCGACGTGACGCTGCCGAGTTGCCAGGATTGGGATCTCTGGCTGCGCCTGCGCGAGCGCGGAGAGTTCGCGACAGTCGCGGAGCCTTTGCTGATCTACGATCAGAGCGACGCCGGACGAATTTCGAAGAATATCTACAAGGTTCTTGAGGGCCACCGCGTGATCTTCGAGCGAACCCGCGAAGGTATGTCCTCTACCCAGCTGCGACGGGTGGACGCCTATCACCACATTCGGCTGGCCCAAATTTATCTATGGGATTTCGGCGCGCGGCGAAAGGCGTTGGCCGAGGTAGCCAAGTCGTTGCTGCGACGGCCAACGCGCATGGGCGCGCACCTCCTCATTGCCGGCTTGCGTGCGCTCTTCCGAGCCTGAGGGCGGAAGACCATGTCGCCCGTGACGCCGTCGCTCGGCGGGATCAGCTATTGTCGCGCATTGCCCAGATTTCGCCGCAGCCCTCGGGTTTTAGTGCCCATCCCCGAAGTCGCACCGTCTCGATGAATTCGCGCCCACCACTCGCAATGACGAGCTTGTTGCGCAGGTTCGACAGGAACACGTCTATTACGCCATGGTTTGGTCGCACGTC
Encoded here:
- the galU gene encoding UTP--glucose-1-phosphate uridylyltransferase GalU; its protein translation is MRIKPLRKAVFPVGGLGTRFLPATKAMPKEMLPIVDRPLIQYAVEEAMEAGIEQMIFVTGRGKSAIEDHFDIAFELETMMSQRGKSLDILDATRLKPGAVAYVRQQEPLGLGHAVWCARDIVGDEPFAVLLADDLMVGEPGCLKQMVDAYNKIGGNLICAEEVPDDQTHRYGIITPGMRAGALTEVTGLVEKPAPGTAPSNLSVIGRYVLQPEVMRVLETQEAGAGGEIQLTDAMARMIGGQPFHGVTFAGTRYDCGDKAGFIQANIAVAMARDDIGPQIEAWLRR
- a CDS encoding glycosyltransferase family 2 protein translates to MVDVTLILCTRNRAAGLGGALNALAGAVRHAPPAASIELVIVDNGSTDGTAAVIERFQCQLSNVLAIYEPRPGLSAARNAGLGVATGRLVAFTDDDCEVSPAYFAQMLEHFGADEEPAIRGGRVNLGDPLDLPITIKVAEHPAELTKDMMPAGFIHGCNMAMPRSIFATLGIFDERLGAGSRYKSGEDTDLFLRAAHAGIAIRYVPDMSVTHFHGRRTVPDLAKLTRQYEYGNGALLMKHLLRSPILAKSFYWNAKDVLLERLGRRSSIVAETGVSRFGILCENSKGAGRFLLESVLSPLLGRSQVAEAKSLVAPR
- a CDS encoding glycosyltransferase family 2 protein translates to MSVVIPYYQRRSGVLLGALRSIFDQRLPEGLHLDVIVVDDSSPIPARGDVKLLSDREAAGVRILTQANAGPAAARNAGLDAVPHDARYVAFLDSDDRWHPDHLDTAIAALEEGYDVYFANNWVEPGQDWFSAHPRYDMMRKSLGAADLHLQRLTSGEAVDLLIEEPLLHLSTLVFPARRHGSLRFEDALETGEDHLYSLVLADRSLGIAVNQTPMMARGSDGVNFYRGALDWNSPKSAWRALTTVVKYRRIADLMSHRASITRLAHAKARVSLDELVYLLMRNGMRYPVASFAVAAAAWRRWRWKIFGAIPIAVSLLARRRKGSLEFRT
- a CDS encoding outer membrane beta-barrel protein, producing MQARVRQTPMATRRSFADTTPTRGIGWMTKNARLARVCSPRCLLLFSVAGFALSAPPASAQTEIDKRGESVTSRERARVEDNSHQVGAFLVSPQLSVTANYDDNIYATDTDRRGDVYLTVRPQLAVQSTWSSNALNFSGFFDRDIHAKYTSEDVSNYGAALDGRYDISRQTRLFAGVTASRNAERRGSLSSFAASAEPVRYTSATANLAAEQDLGNLRLRGEGRFRRVSYGDALLAGGVEIDQGFRDFDIFSGSLQARYDLNSLTSFILRGTLEERRYDLRPDDPGFDPLTQIDRSGSSTLLEAGIARELTELLYGTVRVGYLSFRYPDPKLNDVDAFSYFVDLKWNVTPLTTIVATAQRRVDETTSPVTAGNLRDEVGISLDHELLRSLIITADARIASINPSIADGVISVIDSSSDETEVGAGARYYIGRQLRVDARYNHRRRSSDNPLLRYVANRATVGVSFMF
- a CDS encoding lipopolysaccharide biosynthesis protein; translation: MTITAFDSPSGGFREHATNGAVITGVAQAIKFVVQTSSVIVLARLLTPVDYGLIAMVTPILGFVMMFQDFGLTQATVQKKDINHAQVSSLFWMNLGFSLILSVLLIAASPLIALFYGDPRIAPLTVAFGCLVFVNGLGSQHMALLNRQMRFGALALIDTAAAILSFAGALLFAILWDNYWALFVGSLILSATPVIGSWSLVRWIPGRPARAEGLGEILGFGGGITGFGFANFFARNLDNVLIGWRWGDQAVGTYDRAYKLLLMPLQQVTGPLARVLQPVLARLVDEPERYRNAYLNSVRQMLLLVLPGVIFMIGTSDVLIVTLLGPEWVAAGKIFSALGYAALVQALNNPTGWLFVSQGRTREYMLWGFFSSTTSILAFVCGLWAGPFGVAAAYAISEYLRTPLLWAVVTRSGPVRPSDIIRTTTPHIAACVTTLILVHLLRRVPSLPSIELLGLALASSYAAYLAVMFLFSEGRSTMTDSLNILRGLIDRVMRVAR
- a CDS encoding glycosyltransferase family 2 protein; the protein is MTTAVIIPVRNRPALVAQAIRSCQQQTLPVDEIIVVDDASTDDTPEIVERLASADPRVRLIRSQENRGAHNARNCGAAATQAEWLAFLDSDDQWLTAKHQKQAEALGQHPQAVACFTGIRYALPDGVRDEPLNRPSVSYDDLRLMNFLGSTSTAMVRRETFLSIGGFDVTLPSCQDWDLWLRLRERGEFATVAEPLLIYDQSDAGRISKNIYKVLEGHRVIFERTREGMSSTQLRRVDAYHHIRLAQIYLWDFGARRKALAEVAKSLLRRPTRMGAHLLIAGLRALFRA
- a CDS encoding glycosyltransferase family 4 protein; translation: MGILATEYLPATGGMEQHAASLIAHAAERLDVTLITWPQAAPPTGRVRHVASWTGFPGPDRVLIKAQPVDAWLVLNAGWLLDVAEGAQAIPLFAYVHGNDFISPWVPGLSGPVALVDRLERKLRMGDGGDGSHAARWWRRKRVITGLRRTRLIFANSHYTRGRCLDLCGLPDDRAQVVAPGIDDRHFKNMVRPRREGRLQILTVSRLSSKNRRKNVDGLLKALAIVRGEIDAELSVVGDGDDLPRLTALTKQLGISERVHFMGRLDDAALDRAYESADLFVLAPRPSRSDVEGFGMVYVEAAARGLPVIGTAVGGVVDAINDGVSGVFAENASPEAIAAALARFAASRKAFDPVRIRQFAELHRAAATSRQLLGTIEALAVLE